The following proteins are co-located in the Billgrantia tianxiuensis genome:
- a CDS encoding ABC transporter ATP-binding protein/permease → MRGIATLQLFHRTAEATAEVHAAADRYRRLSMRTLRVAFLSSAVLEFFASVAIAVVAIYVGFGLLGYIEFGPAGELTLFSGLLVLLLAPEFFQPLRTLAQHYHDRAAALGAADGMLALLDEPVRHPAAGREEVPPMDGLVALRDVSLSHPGRGRVLGPLSLALAVGETLVVTGPSGAGKSALLQLLAGFVTPDEGQRRAQRELRIAWMDQRPVLIHGSLADNLRLAAPEANDDDLHRALERAGLGELVATLPQGIDTPLGERGSGLSGGQAQRLALARVFLSNAELVLLDEPTASLDEATEARVIEALATLAGEGRTLVIATHHPALMAMGSRRLELCEGRPVDRTGTASGKEKA, encoded by the coding sequence GTGCGAGGGATCGCCACGCTGCAGCTGTTTCATCGCACGGCGGAAGCCACCGCCGAGGTACATGCAGCGGCGGATCGTTATCGGCGCTTGAGCATGCGTACCCTGCGCGTGGCTTTTCTCTCGTCGGCAGTGCTCGAGTTCTTCGCCTCGGTGGCGATCGCCGTGGTCGCCATCTATGTCGGCTTCGGTCTGCTGGGCTACATCGAGTTCGGCCCAGCAGGGGAGCTGACGCTATTCAGCGGCCTGCTGGTGCTGCTGCTGGCGCCGGAGTTCTTCCAGCCGCTGCGTACCCTGGCCCAGCACTACCACGATCGCGCGGCAGCGCTGGGAGCCGCGGATGGCATGCTGGCGCTGCTGGACGAGCCGGTGCGCCATCCAGCCGCTGGGCGAGAAGAGGTGCCGCCGATGGATGGCCTGGTGGCGCTGCGAGACGTCTCGCTCTCCCATCCGGGTCGCGGTCGGGTGCTGGGGCCGCTGAGCCTCGCGCTGGCAGTCGGCGAGACGCTGGTCGTTACCGGCCCCTCCGGCGCCGGTAAATCGGCGCTGCTGCAGCTGCTGGCGGGCTTCGTGACGCCCGACGAGGGGCAGCGGCGGGCACAGCGGGAGTTGAGGATCGCCTGGATGGATCAGCGCCCCGTGCTGATCCACGGCAGCCTGGCCGACAACCTGCGCCTGGCAGCCCCCGAGGCCAATGACGACGACCTGCATCGAGCCCTCGAGCGTGCCGGTCTGGGCGAACTGGTAGCGACGCTGCCACAGGGCATCGACACGCCGCTGGGCGAGCGCGGCTCGGGCCTCTCGGGAGGCCAGGCGCAGCGCCTGGCGCTGGCGCGGGTATTCCTCTCGAATGCCGAGCTGGTGCTGCTCGACGAGCCGACCGCCAGCCTCGACGAGGCGACCGAGGCGCGGGTCATCGAAGCGCTGGCGACCCTGGCCGGGGAGGGCAGGACGCTGGTCATCGCCACCCATCACCCCGCCTTGATGGCCATGGGGAGCCGGCGGCTCGAGCTATGCGAAGGGCGCCCGGTCGATCGTACCGGCACCGCTTCCGGCAAGGAGAAGGCATGA
- the cydC gene encoding thiol reductant ABC exporter subunit CydC, producing MNESWLKVFAPWLRLLGQRRRRLAIGVALLVATVFAAIGLLALSGWFITASALTGMALALGLAVSLDVYVPGGGIRFFAVGRTVARYLERLYNHDTVLRLLADLRGRLFAAMARLDDRTLARQRASDWLNRLTADIDTLDSLYLRLLAPPLVALAAILLVAAFLALWVPAAGLVVLALLLPAWAWLTFGQAWLGMAASRRQVGHMQRLRSQAIEHLGGMAELEAYGSQGWHRSGLSRREAALNRDLRRIGNVAGFGIALVNLAIGLALVAVLWLGAAAWQQGAISGPVMVMLPLAVLALGEALAPLPAAFTRLGASRGAAERLNAVERSSGGGYGTGNSVLPAGPLSVRFEGVGLHYPDALAPALAGLAFELAPGRRLALTGVSGAGKSSVAALLTRRLPPSQGAVELAGVPLDRLDEGSLRERVAILGQRIDLFQDSLAANLRLAAPEADDERLWQALAWVDLQAWAKSLPHGLQTQVGEGGRALSGGQARRLALARLHLRDPGLVILDEPFAGLDAATVSRLSQRLDEWLHGRSVLYLVHQLDGGAFDPPGITEVRRLEQGELTVCAKPGYPSG from the coding sequence ATGAACGAGTCCTGGCTGAAAGTGTTCGCACCCTGGCTGCGGCTGCTCGGACAGCGCCGGCGGCGGCTTGCCATCGGCGTGGCGCTGTTGGTGGCGACGGTATTCGCGGCGATCGGCCTGCTGGCACTGTCGGGCTGGTTCATCACCGCCAGCGCGCTCACCGGCATGGCCCTGGCGCTCGGTCTGGCGGTAAGTCTCGATGTCTATGTGCCGGGCGGCGGGATACGCTTCTTCGCCGTGGGCCGCACCGTGGCGCGCTACCTCGAGCGCCTCTACAACCACGACACCGTGCTGCGCCTGCTGGCCGACCTGCGCGGCCGCCTCTTTGCCGCCATGGCCCGGCTCGACGACCGCACCCTGGCCCGCCAGCGGGCCAGCGACTGGCTCAACCGGCTGACTGCCGATATCGATACCCTCGACAGCCTCTACCTGCGCCTGCTGGCGCCGCCGCTGGTGGCGCTGGCAGCAATCCTGCTGGTAGCGGCTTTCCTGGCCCTGTGGGTTCCGGCGGCGGGGTTGGTGGTCTTGGCGCTGCTGCTGCCCGCCTGGGCCTGGCTGACCTTCGGCCAGGCGTGGCTGGGCATGGCCGCGAGCCGGCGACAGGTGGGACACATGCAGCGCTTGCGCAGCCAGGCGATAGAGCATCTGGGTGGGATGGCGGAACTCGAGGCTTACGGCAGTCAGGGCTGGCATCGCAGTGGCTTGAGCCGACGCGAGGCGGCGCTGAATCGCGACCTGCGCCGCATCGGTAACGTGGCGGGCTTCGGCATCGCGCTGGTCAACCTGGCGATCGGGCTGGCCCTGGTCGCCGTGCTGTGGCTGGGAGCGGCGGCCTGGCAGCAGGGGGCGATCAGCGGGCCGGTGATGGTCATGCTGCCGCTGGCGGTGCTCGCCCTGGGCGAGGCACTGGCTCCGCTGCCGGCGGCATTCACCCGGCTGGGCGCCAGCCGTGGGGCGGCCGAGCGGCTCAATGCGGTAGAGCGGTCGAGTGGGGGCGGGTACGGCACGGGAAATAGTGTCTTGCCGGCCGGCCCGCTGTCGGTACGCTTCGAAGGCGTTGGGCTGCACTATCCCGACGCGCTGGCGCCGGCCTTGGCCGGGCTGGCGTTCGAGCTGGCTCCGGGGCGGAGGCTGGCCCTGACCGGCGTTTCCGGCGCGGGCAAGAGCAGCGTGGCGGCCCTGTTGACCCGGCGTCTGCCGCCCAGCCAGGGAGCGGTCGAGCTGGCCGGGGTGCCGCTCGATCGACTCGACGAGGGCTCGCTGCGCGAACGCGTGGCCATTCTCGGCCAGCGCATCGACCTGTTCCAGGACAGCCTGGCGGCCAACCTGCGGTTGGCAGCGCCGGAAGCCGACGATGAGCGGCTCTGGCAGGCCCTGGCCTGGGTCGATCTACAAGCGTGGGCGAAAAGCCTGCCGCATGGCCTGCAAACGCAAGTGGGCGAAGGAGGGCGGGCCTTGTCGGGAGGGCAGGCGCGGCGCCTGGCGCTGGCCCGGCTGCACCTGCGCGATCCGGGGCTGGTCATTCTCGACGAGCCGTTCGCCGGATTGGATGCCGCGACAGTGTCCCGGCTATCGCAGCGGCTGGATGAGTGGCTGCACGGGCGCAGCGTGCTCTACCTGGTGCACCAGCTCGATGGCGGGGCTTTCGATCCGCCGGGCATCACCGAGGTCAGGCGCCTCGAGCAGGGTGAATTGACCGTTTGCGCAAAACCCGGGTATCCATCAGGATAA
- a CDS encoding adenosine deaminase produces MRDFLKRLPKAELHLHIEGSLEPELMFALARRNGVELPYASIEEVRAAYDFQDLSSFLEVYYQGMSVLRRAEDFHDLAMDYFRRAHAEGVVHVEMHFDPQAHLARGVELEAVMEGLSLARREAERELGMSTALIMAFLRDRPADEAMKVLDSAAPYWEMLDAVGLDSAERGHPPSKFTEVFQRAKMLGIPRVAHAGEEGPAEYIREALDLLEVCRIDHGVRCLEDPALVERLRDEGVVLTVCPLSNVRLKVVERIEEHPLPLLLEAGLRLTLNSDDPAYFGGGMLDNFMACHDAFGWSKETFVQLAGTAIESAFMSDKRRLELHRQLAESV; encoded by the coding sequence ATGCGCGATTTCCTGAAGCGGCTGCCCAAGGCCGAACTCCATCTGCATATCGAGGGCTCCCTGGAGCCGGAGCTGATGTTCGCTCTGGCGCGCCGCAACGGAGTCGAGCTGCCCTATGCGTCGATCGAAGAAGTACGCGCCGCCTACGACTTCCAGGACCTTTCCTCATTTCTCGAAGTGTATTACCAGGGCATGAGCGTGCTCAGGCGCGCCGAAGACTTCCACGACCTGGCGATGGACTACTTCCGCCGCGCACACGCCGAGGGCGTGGTGCACGTGGAGATGCACTTCGACCCCCAGGCCCATCTGGCGCGCGGCGTCGAGCTCGAAGCGGTCATGGAGGGTTTGAGCCTCGCTCGCCGCGAAGCCGAGCGCGAGCTGGGCATGTCCACCGCGCTGATCATGGCCTTCCTGCGCGATCGCCCCGCGGATGAGGCGATGAAGGTGCTGGACAGCGCCGCCCCCTACTGGGAGATGCTCGATGCCGTCGGGCTCGACAGCGCCGAGCGCGGCCATCCGCCCTCCAAGTTCACCGAGGTGTTCCAGCGCGCCAAGATGCTGGGCATACCGCGAGTCGCCCATGCCGGGGAGGAAGGGCCTGCCGAGTACATCCGCGAGGCCCTCGATCTGCTCGAGGTGTGTCGCATCGATCATGGGGTGCGCTGCCTGGAGGACCCGGCCCTGGTCGAGCGGCTGCGTGACGAAGGCGTCGTGCTCACCGTGTGTCCGCTCTCCAACGTGCGCCTGAAAGTCGTGGAACGCATCGAGGAGCACCCGCTACCCCTACTGCTCGAGGCGGGATTGCGCCTGACGCTCAACTCGGACGACCCGGCCTATTTCGGTGGCGGCATGCTCGACAACTTCATGGCCTGTCACGATGCCTTTGGCTGGTCGAAGGAGACCTTCGTGCAACTGGCCGGCACCGCCATCGAATCCGCCTTTATGAGTGACAAGCGTCGCCTGGAACTGCATCGGCAGCTGGCCGAGAGCGTCTGA
- a CDS encoding cytochrome-c peroxidase produces the protein MTHHALVRPARLAAAVSLSAALAATGATADDGLGNYRDRFEPLPHLPPIPAENSLTREKVELGNMLFFEPRISSSGVISCATCHNPALGWSDRIPRATGHDGQIGERNTPTVLNSGFLGAQFWDGREPDLEGQALGPIQADIEMAMALDMALERLEGFPLYQEKFAEAFPEDESPINANNLAMAIASFERTLNTPNSPFDRYLRGDLNALNQQEKDGMVAFVDSGCIACHRGPALTDSNFYAIQVPGSTDVGRYEVTGEEADMHKFRTPTLRNVGVTYPYMNNGATETLEEAVAIMGREMLNREFEDEVIADITAFLHTLTGEMPEFQVPALP, from the coding sequence ATGACACATCACGCTCTCGTCCGGCCGGCCCGTCTCGCCGCCGCAGTGTCGCTGAGCGCCGCTCTGGCGGCTACCGGTGCCACCGCCGACGACGGCCTCGGCAATTATCGCGACCGCTTCGAGCCGCTGCCCCACCTGCCGCCGATCCCGGCGGAAAATTCGCTCACCAGGGAGAAGGTCGAACTCGGCAACATGCTGTTCTTCGAGCCGCGCATCTCTTCGAGCGGCGTGATCAGTTGCGCCACCTGCCACAACCCGGCGCTAGGTTGGAGCGACCGGATTCCTCGCGCTACCGGCCACGATGGCCAGATCGGCGAACGCAACACGCCGACCGTGCTGAACTCCGGCTTCCTCGGTGCCCAGTTCTGGGATGGTCGCGAGCCCGATCTGGAAGGCCAGGCGCTCGGCCCGATCCAGGCCGACATCGAGATGGCCATGGCTCTCGACATGGCCCTGGAGCGCCTCGAGGGGTTCCCGCTCTATCAGGAGAAGTTCGCCGAGGCATTCCCGGAGGACGAGAGCCCGATCAACGCCAACAACCTGGCCATGGCCATCGCCAGCTTCGAGCGCACGCTGAACACGCCGAACTCACCGTTCGACCGTTATCTGCGCGGTGACCTGAATGCGCTGAATCAGCAGGAAAAGGATGGCATGGTGGCCTTCGTCGACAGCGGTTGCATTGCCTGCCACCGTGGCCCGGCGCTGACCGACAGCAATTTCTACGCCATCCAGGTGCCCGGCTCCACCGACGTTGGCCGGTACGAGGTCACCGGCGAAGAAGCCGACATGCACAAGTTCCGCACGCCCACCCTGCGCAACGTCGGCGTGACCTACCCGTACATGAACAACGGCGCTACCGAGACCCTCGAGGAGGCCGTGGCGATCATGGGTCGGGAGATGCTGAACCGGGAGTTCGAGGATGAGGTGATTGCCGATATCACCGCCTTCCTGCATACCCTGACCGGCGAGATGCCTGAGTTCCAAGTACCGGCACTGCCGTAA
- a CDS encoding NCS2 family permease, translating to MEPTSSSLAEKASGQSLGQGNWLDAYFGVSRRGSTVKTEILAGIATFLASMYIIVVNPAILSHAGIPFSAALSATVLISFMSSLAMGLYARNPILVAPGMGMNALFTYTLVQGAGLSWEVALGCVFWSGVLFATLAMFNVREAIINAIPPSLRYAITCGIGLFITFIGFKNAGFIVGSDATLVTLGSMDASLITFFIGMMATAILVIMRFNGALILGIALTTLLATPMGRLWGGDVVVEWSGIAAWPDFSAVMQVDIWGALKVAYLPFIFVMLFTNFFDALSCFMALSESADLKDKDGNPRNLKRSMTVDAFASMIAAPLGTSAAQTFIESGAGVAQGGRTGLVAVTIALLFLPFLFLSPLLSLVPGIATAPALVLVGLFMLAPVSKIDWSQFEQAFPAFLAIILMPLTYSITLGIAFGFLSFVLIKLATGKLYDIKPAMWVSAALSVVMLVTTH from the coding sequence ATGGAACCGACTTCCTCCTCCCTGGCCGAAAAGGCAAGCGGCCAGTCGCTGGGCCAAGGCAACTGGTTGGACGCCTACTTCGGCGTGAGCCGGCGCGGCTCGACCGTCAAGACGGAGATCCTGGCCGGTATCGCCACCTTCCTGGCTTCGATGTACATCATCGTGGTCAACCCGGCGATTCTCTCCCATGCCGGCATCCCCTTCTCGGCTGCGCTCTCCGCCACCGTGCTGATCAGTTTCATGAGCAGCCTGGCGATGGGCCTGTATGCCCGCAACCCGATTCTGGTGGCGCCGGGCATGGGCATGAACGCGCTGTTCACCTACACCCTGGTGCAGGGCGCCGGGCTTTCCTGGGAGGTGGCGCTGGGCTGTGTGTTCTGGTCCGGCGTGCTGTTCGCCACCCTGGCGATGTTCAACGTGCGCGAGGCGATCATCAATGCGATTCCGCCTTCGCTGCGCTATGCCATCACCTGCGGCATCGGCTTGTTCATCACCTTCATCGGCTTCAAGAACGCCGGCTTCATCGTCGGTAGCGATGCGACCCTGGTCACCCTGGGCAGCATGGACGCCTCGCTGATCACTTTCTTTATCGGCATGATGGCCACCGCCATCCTGGTGATCATGCGCTTCAACGGCGCGCTGATTCTGGGCATTGCGCTGACCACCCTGCTGGCCACGCCCATGGGGCGGCTGTGGGGCGGAGACGTGGTGGTGGAGTGGAGCGGTATCGCCGCCTGGCCGGACTTCAGCGCGGTGATGCAGGTGGATATCTGGGGCGCGCTCAAGGTCGCTTACCTGCCGTTCATCTTCGTCATGCTGTTCACCAACTTCTTCGACGCGCTGTCGTGCTTCATGGCGCTCTCCGAATCCGCCGATCTCAAGGACAAGGACGGCAATCCGCGTAACCTCAAGCGCTCCATGACCGTGGACGCCTTCGCCTCGATGATTGCCGCGCCGCTGGGCACCAGCGCCGCCCAAACCTTCATCGAGTCCGGCGCCGGCGTGGCCCAGGGCGGCCGTACCGGCCTGGTGGCGGTCACCATCGCCCTGCTGTTCCTGCCCTTCCTGTTTCTCTCGCCGCTGCTGTCGCTGGTGCCCGGTATCGCCACCGCGCCGGCCCTGGTGCTGGTCGGGTTGTTCATGCTGGCACCGGTGAGCAAGATCGACTGGTCGCAGTTCGAGCAGGCCTTCCCGGCTTTTCTGGCGATCATCCTGATGCCGCTGACCTACTCGATTACCCTGGGCATTGCCTTCGGTTTCCTGAGCTTCGTGTTAATCAAGCTGGCCACCGGCAAGCTCTACGACATCAAGCCGGCGATGTGGGTCTCCGCCGCGCTCAGCGTGGTGATGCTGGTCACCACCCACTGA